One Streptomyces sp. RPA4-2 genomic window carries:
- a CDS encoding nitronate monooxygenase family protein, with amino-acid sequence MALSTDFTRLCGVRHPIALAPMGGTAGGELASAVSRGGGLGLLGAGSGDLTWLRRELPIVASGSHEPWGVGFLAWAAEAGAVECALEYGPSAVMLSFGDPSPFVERIRRAGAVLIIQATDLEEARRAVDLGADVVVAQGTESGGHGARRGRSTMAFVPVVVDLAGPVPVLAAGGIADGRGVAAALALGAAGALIGTRFQAAAESLADPSVTRAIVEGRGQDTERSGVLDIVRGSRWPSKYTARTLAHPWLGRWRGREAELAADARAAQDYRDDVARGAVPPLPVWAGEGVDLITDLPSAAGLVHTLAVQAEDALTRAGRGAAGQEPPVPRHT; translated from the coding sequence ATGGCGTTGTCGACGGATTTCACGCGGTTGTGCGGAGTGCGGCACCCGATCGCGCTGGCACCGATGGGCGGGACGGCCGGTGGCGAACTGGCCTCGGCCGTCTCCCGCGGCGGTGGCCTCGGGCTGCTGGGCGCCGGGAGCGGGGACCTGACGTGGCTGCGGCGCGAGCTGCCGATCGTCGCGTCGGGAAGCCACGAACCCTGGGGTGTCGGGTTCCTGGCCTGGGCGGCCGAGGCGGGAGCGGTGGAGTGCGCGCTGGAGTATGGCCCCAGCGCGGTCATGCTGTCCTTCGGGGATCCGAGCCCGTTCGTGGAGAGGATCCGGCGGGCGGGCGCGGTGCTGATCATCCAGGCCACCGATCTGGAGGAGGCGAGGCGCGCCGTGGACCTGGGCGCCGATGTCGTCGTGGCGCAGGGGACCGAGAGCGGTGGTCACGGCGCCCGGCGCGGGCGGTCCACGATGGCGTTCGTCCCGGTCGTGGTGGATCTCGCGGGACCGGTGCCGGTGCTGGCGGCGGGCGGGATCGCCGACGGCAGGGGAGTGGCCGCGGCTCTGGCCCTCGGGGCGGCCGGAGCGCTCATCGGTACCCGGTTCCAGGCCGCCGCGGAATCCCTGGCCGATCCCTCGGTCACCAGGGCGATCGTCGAAGGACGCGGGCAGGACACCGAGCGCAGCGGCGTGCTGGACATCGTCCGTGGCTCTCGCTGGCCGTCGAAGTACACCGCACGCACGCTGGCCCATCCCTGGCTGGGCCGGTGGCGCGGCCGTGAAGCCGAGCTCGCCGCCGACGCCCGGGCCGCTCAGGACTACCGTGACGACGTGGCCCGAGGTGCCGTGCCGCCGTTGCCCGTCTGGGCCGGCGAGGGTGTCGACCTGATCACCGACCTGCCCTCCGCGGCCGGTCTCGTCCACACCCTGGCCGTGCAGGCCGAAGACGCGCTGACGCGGGCGGGACGGGGTGCGGCCGGCCAGGAGCCGCCGGTTCCTCGGCATACGTGA
- a CDS encoding SpoIIE family protein phosphatase: MPRAVNRSRTPLSLIGRRFPGRRERLDQGADPDPDPAAPRRGRLSLLPHSIAGQMLALAVTIAVLLIAAATTVLVLQDRKEATQEARTRALAVAETFAHSPAVLDALKSASPSTTLQPLAEATRRDARVAYIVVTNPKGIRYSHPDPRAIGLPSNATVWPATAGHTFTDKVIGRSLHSPSIRAVVPVFDAGHSVVGTVMTGVPVASVVHQVNGQLPPLLGSAGVALALSMGGIAWLSKRLRRQTHGLGPTEITRMYEHHDAVLHAVREGVLIADHERRLLLANDEAHRLLGLPPDVQGRHAGDLALGPALTRMLTSGRVATDEVHPAGDRLLAVNQQPTVWNGRVLGTVTTLRDTTELRSLAGQADVARERLRLLYDAGMTIGTTLDVGRIAEELVAAVVPRFADHAVVDLSDAVLHGEEPPGDGTGPLCRAAQAPLPGTPSSRAVGDLVRFPPSSPQARSLKAQRPVAEPDPAGEPVAYPHRTPGPLTSPDLPDHAMIAVPLRARGAVLGLVSLFRATTSGSGGHSPFDTEDLSLAEELVNHTAVCIDNARRYAREHATAVSLQRSLLPHGLPEQNAVDAASRYLPGQATTAGGWFDVIPLSSARVALVAGDVTGHGLHAAVAMGRLRTAVHNFSDLDLVPEELMARLDDLVIRLDRDEGRPAGGEQRPGPAGDADGSVLTGATCLYVVYDPVRRQCVMARAGHPLPVLILPDGTADFPRVRDCPALGLGGQPFESLTVDVPENSRLVLYTDGLLKHHNPEPATGQEWLRQVLARPGRSPQETCDAVLDALVPDRLGHPGDDIALLVARTRALDDEHLARWDVPADPATVAGTRAAVERRLTDWGLDDTVFTTELILSELITNAIRYASPPIELRLLRDRTLICEVSDAGSTSPHVRRAATTDEGGRGLFLISQLTQRWGTRYTPRGKVVWTEQSLPTGEEQEGLGRAANP; the protein is encoded by the coding sequence ATGCCTCGGGCAGTCAACAGGTCCCGGACGCCGCTCAGCCTGATCGGACGCAGGTTTCCCGGGCGGCGCGAACGTCTGGACCAGGGCGCTGATCCCGACCCGGACCCGGCCGCTCCCCGGCGAGGCCGCCTCAGCCTGCTCCCGCACAGCATCGCCGGACAGATGCTCGCGCTGGCCGTGACCATCGCGGTGCTGCTGATAGCCGCCGCGACCACGGTCCTGGTGCTGCAGGACCGGAAGGAGGCCACGCAGGAGGCCCGTACGCGCGCGCTCGCGGTCGCCGAGACCTTCGCCCACTCCCCGGCCGTACTGGACGCGCTGAAGTCCGCCAGTCCGAGCACCACTCTGCAACCGCTGGCCGAGGCCACCCGCCGCGACGCCCGGGTCGCCTACATCGTGGTGACCAACCCCAAGGGCATCCGGTACAGCCACCCGGACCCCCGCGCGATCGGCCTGCCCTCCAACGCCACCGTGTGGCCCGCCACTGCGGGCCACACCTTCACCGACAAGGTCATCGGCAGGAGCCTTCACTCGCCGTCGATCCGCGCGGTGGTTCCCGTCTTCGACGCGGGCCACAGCGTAGTGGGCACCGTCATGACCGGCGTGCCGGTCGCCAGCGTGGTTCACCAGGTCAACGGCCAGCTGCCGCCCCTGCTCGGGTCCGCCGGCGTCGCGCTCGCCCTGTCCATGGGAGGGATCGCCTGGCTGAGCAAGCGGCTGCGCCGGCAGACCCACGGCCTCGGGCCCACCGAGATCACACGCATGTACGAGCACCACGACGCGGTGCTGCACGCGGTCCGCGAAGGTGTCCTCATCGCCGACCACGAGCGCCGCCTGCTGCTGGCCAACGACGAGGCGCACCGGCTGCTCGGTCTGCCGCCCGACGTCCAGGGGCGTCACGCGGGCGATCTCGCCCTCGGCCCCGCACTCACCCGGATGCTCACCTCCGGCCGGGTCGCCACCGACGAGGTCCACCCCGCCGGGGACCGCCTGCTGGCCGTGAACCAGCAGCCCACCGTGTGGAACGGCCGCGTGCTGGGCACGGTCACCACCCTGCGCGACACCACCGAACTGCGCTCCCTGGCCGGTCAGGCCGACGTCGCCCGCGAGCGCCTGCGACTGCTCTACGACGCCGGCATGACCATCGGTACGACCCTCGACGTGGGCCGGATCGCCGAGGAACTGGTCGCCGCCGTCGTGCCGCGGTTCGCCGACCACGCGGTCGTGGACCTCTCGGACGCGGTGCTGCACGGGGAGGAACCACCCGGCGACGGCACCGGGCCGCTGTGCCGCGCGGCACAGGCGCCCCTCCCCGGCACTCCCTCGTCACGCGCCGTGGGGGACCTCGTCCGCTTCCCTCCCTCCTCGCCGCAGGCCCGAAGCCTCAAGGCCCAAAGACCCGTGGCCGAACCGGACCCGGCCGGGGAGCCCGTCGCCTACCCCCACCGCACCCCGGGCCCGCTCACGTCCCCCGACCTCCCCGACCACGCGATGATCGCCGTACCGCTGCGCGCGCGAGGCGCGGTGCTCGGCTTGGTGAGTCTCTTCCGCGCGACGACGTCCGGATCCGGCGGTCACAGCCCCTTCGACACCGAGGACCTGTCACTCGCCGAGGAGCTGGTCAACCACACGGCCGTCTGCATCGACAACGCCCGGCGCTACGCCCGCGAACACGCCACCGCCGTCTCGCTCCAGCGCAGCCTGCTGCCGCACGGGCTGCCCGAACAGAACGCCGTCGACGCGGCGTCCCGCTATCTGCCCGGGCAGGCGACGACGGCCGGCGGCTGGTTCGACGTCATCCCGCTCTCCAGCGCGCGCGTCGCGCTCGTCGCGGGTGACGTGACCGGGCACGGCCTGCACGCCGCCGTCGCCATGGGCCGCCTGCGCACCGCCGTCCACAATTTCTCGGACCTGGATCTGGTACCCGAGGAACTCATGGCCCGCCTCGACGATCTGGTCATCCGCCTCGACCGCGACGAGGGGCGTCCGGCCGGTGGCGAGCAGCGGCCCGGCCCCGCCGGGGACGCGGACGGTTCCGTGCTCACCGGGGCCACCTGCCTGTACGTGGTCTACGACCCGGTCCGCAGGCAGTGCGTCATGGCCAGGGCCGGTCATCCCCTGCCCGTCCTGATCCTCCCGGACGGCACCGCCGACTTCCCTCGCGTACGGGACTGCCCGGCCCTGGGCCTGGGGGGTCAGCCCTTCGAGAGCCTCACCGTCGACGTCCCGGAGAACAGCCGGCTCGTCCTGTACACGGACGGCCTGCTCAAGCACCACAACCCGGAGCCGGCCACCGGGCAGGAGTGGCTGCGGCAGGTACTCGCCCGTCCAGGCCGGTCACCGCAGGAGACCTGCGACGCCGTGCTCGACGCCCTGGTGCCCGACCGGCTCGGCCACCCCGGGGACGACATCGCCCTCCTGGTGGCACGTACACGCGCCCTGGACGACGAACACCTCGCCCGCTGGGACGTCCCCGCGGACCCCGCGACGGTCGCCGGGACACGCGCGGCGGTCGAACGCCGGCTCACCGATTGGGGGCTGGACGACACGGTGTTCACCACGGAACTGATCCTCAGCGAACTGATCACCAACGCCATCCGGTACGCCTCGCCGCCCATCGAGCTGCGCCTGCTGCGGGACCGCACCCTCATCTGCGAGGTCTCCGACGCCGGCAGCACCTCACCCCACGTGCGGCGCGCGGCCACCACGGACGAGGGCGGCCGCGGCCTCTTCCTCATCTCCCAGCTCACCCAGCGCTGGGGCACCCGTTACACCCCACGCGGCAAGGTGGTCTGGACGGAACAGAGCCTGCCGACCGGGGAGGAGCAAGAAGGCCTCGGGCGCGCGGCGAACCCGTAG
- a CDS encoding VOC family protein, whose amino-acid sequence MINGAHVILYSQDAEADRAFIRDVLGFPGVDAGGGWLVFKLPPAEVAVHPTDGPPQHELFLMCDDLDSQLGEFRARGIEITRPVSEQRWGRLTAIRLPSGAELPLYEPLHPVAHSL is encoded by the coding sequence GTGATCAACGGTGCACATGTCATCCTCTACAGCCAGGACGCCGAGGCGGACCGCGCCTTCATCCGTGACGTCCTCGGCTTTCCCGGCGTCGACGCGGGCGGCGGCTGGCTCGTCTTCAAGCTGCCCCCGGCCGAGGTGGCCGTGCACCCGACCGACGGCCCGCCCCAGCACGAGTTGTTCCTGATGTGCGACGACCTGGATTCTCAGCTCGGCGAGTTCCGCGCGCGGGGCATCGAGATCACCCGCCCGGTCAGCGAACAGCGCTGGGGCAGACTCACTGCGATCCGGCTGCCCAGCGGCGCCGAACTCCCTCTGTACGAACCGCTGCACCCCGTCGCCCACAGTCTGTGA
- a CDS encoding alkaline phosphatase, with protein MQPSASASPSGHHSPELRDAVRRLDRRRFLTVTGAAATLAFAANIPLGGTAAAAEASSVQITENPFTLGVASGDPMPDSVLLWTRLAPRPYESGSGLPPKRFKVRWELAHDERFTRITKRGTVDAHPEYNHAVHVEVGGLDADRVLYYRFRVGQWVSPVGRTRTAPSKGARLTELRLAAVSCQAYHDGYFTAYRHLADEDLDAVFHLGDYLYEYAVTAAGGARAYTDRVLPEIFNRETLTLEDYRLRYALYKSDPDLMAAHAAHPFVVTWDDHETENNYADDTPENDVPPEEFLLRRASAYRAYWENQPLRRRQLPHGPDAQLYRRLQFGRLAQFDILDTRQYRSDQAYGDGWQVPGPESQDPARTLTGATQERWLIDGWRSSKATWNVVPQQVTFAQRKDRTTPGFKVSMDSWDGYSASRQRLLDGWESAGRDNLVVLTGDVHVHYGFDIKKDFDDPASKTLGTEIVTSSITSGKDGSDKPSNWATYMQANPHLKFYNGRRGYALVTLGKDAARADFKTVSAVTTPGAPITTAASFVTEAGNPGLTPA; from the coding sequence ATGCAGCCTTCCGCATCAGCTTCTCCGTCCGGGCACCACTCCCCCGAACTGCGCGACGCCGTACGCCGCTTGGACCGACGCCGCTTCCTGACCGTCACCGGGGCGGCGGCGACACTGGCCTTCGCCGCGAACATCCCCCTCGGCGGCACCGCCGCGGCGGCCGAGGCAAGCTCTGTGCAGATCACCGAGAACCCCTTCACGCTGGGTGTGGCCTCGGGCGACCCGATGCCCGATTCGGTGCTGCTGTGGACCCGGCTCGCCCCCCGCCCTTACGAGAGCGGCAGCGGCCTGCCCCCGAAGCGTTTCAAGGTCCGCTGGGAACTCGCCCACGACGAGCGCTTCACCCGCATCACCAAGCGCGGCACCGTCGACGCGCACCCGGAGTACAACCACGCCGTGCACGTCGAGGTGGGCGGCCTGGACGCCGACCGCGTCCTCTACTACCGGTTCCGCGTGGGCCAGTGGGTCAGCCCCGTGGGCCGAACCCGCACCGCCCCGTCGAAGGGCGCCCGGCTGACCGAACTGCGCCTGGCGGCGGTGTCCTGCCAGGCTTACCACGACGGCTACTTCACCGCCTACCGCCACCTGGCCGACGAGGACCTCGACGCGGTCTTCCACCTCGGTGACTACCTTTACGAGTACGCGGTGACCGCGGCCGGAGGCGCCCGCGCCTACACCGACCGCGTTCTGCCCGAGATCTTCAACCGGGAGACCCTCACGCTGGAGGACTACCGGCTCCGGTACGCCCTCTACAAGTCCGACCCCGATCTGATGGCGGCCCACGCGGCACACCCGTTCGTGGTCACCTGGGACGACCACGAGACGGAGAACAACTACGCGGACGACACCCCCGAGAACGATGTGCCCCCGGAGGAGTTCCTGCTTCGGCGGGCCTCCGCCTACCGCGCGTACTGGGAGAACCAGCCCCTGCGGCGCCGACAGCTCCCGCACGGCCCTGACGCTCAGCTCTACCGGCGTCTGCAGTTCGGGCGGCTCGCCCAGTTCGACATCCTCGACACCCGCCAGTACCGCTCCGACCAGGCGTACGGCGACGGCTGGCAGGTCCCGGGACCGGAGTCGCAGGATCCGGCCCGCACGCTGACGGGCGCCACCCAGGAGCGCTGGCTCATCGACGGCTGGCGCAGCTCGAAGGCGACCTGGAACGTCGTTCCCCAGCAGGTCACCTTCGCCCAGCGCAAGGACCGCACGACACCGGGCTTCAAGGTCTCCATGGACTCCTGGGACGGCTACTCCGCTTCCCGGCAGCGCCTCCTCGACGGCTGGGAGTCCGCCGGCCGGGACAACCTCGTCGTCCTCACGGGTGACGTCCACGTCCACTACGGCTTCGACATCAAGAAGGACTTCGACGACCCGGCCTCGAAGACCCTCGGCACCGAGATCGTCACCAGCTCGATCACCAGCGGCAAGGACGGTTCCGACAAGCCGTCCAACTGGGCCACCTACATGCAGGCCAACCCGCACCTGAAGTTCTACAACGGCCGCCGCGGCTATGCCTTGGTGACCCTCGGCAAGGACGCGGCGCGCGCCGACTTCAAGACGGTGTCCGCGGTGACCACGCCGGGCGCCCCCATCACCACGGCCGCCTCCTTCGTCACAGAGGCCGGCAACCCAGGGCTCACGCCCGCCTGA